The following proteins come from a genomic window of Chelmon rostratus isolate fCheRos1 chromosome 23, fCheRos1.pri, whole genome shotgun sequence:
- the LOC121627011 gene encoding alpha-tectorin-like yields the protein MLRPLLLLSALIGLLPGAEQQYVGFETFNISSCPISYYGEQYTMLNQLELTCQGMGVISGDGAGQSLYLPSVSATSRSFSACFNTFSGVDCFLYFYDDEISSNPDTCSTVYCDSVATIQTDGCHPLERCHGNNTCMFDPICTVTGPAVIDFIDQLKTVEDRCGYTLLTGSSIQNLTVVANFQERRRRDVSFLDSVTLRLQGQDHVHLEQGGIVKEGNTVLTINGSTDLGNGVEVFVDPTGVTAKVTMGSNTVSVFFDGNTAQIFLEGPGGQQPQLDGLCVNSMSLSDERRDNNSTIDCEVQYNDTADSSINCTMMTERCNLLLEEPFTACHNHTDPESYVNACIDTLCKYPAVDGLNCQFLEAYASDCRLRSNDTLDSWRSTAGCFPPQPFCQGRICSDHEFCAETMSGGIGCFCRAIFAFPYRSNDALGDPTVCEENSASVTVVGCLLEEKGIDYTMLHLNDPTCTGQRDELDHMVTFSFNSSNTCGTEVMANNSQLIYMNSIVGNNSVSDNITRQDQVYIDFSCVFTQPDVNTVTFRIKDSSVIEKITSGTWNYTLTMKAYTDAGRTQAVDSNTEVQLNQLIWVQLETDGLDDGLVALVTDSCWATDQAESLRYNLIVDGCANPDDQTVNVVGNGAGTSNYFSFHMFQFSRSAGDIHLHCKLNLCGNLNQTCTPNCNGASRRRRSAKLKYEDEAPAFISMTWTH from the exons ATGCTCcgccccctgctcctcctgtctgctctcattggGCTGCTGCCTG GTGCTGAGCAGCAGTATGTTGGTTTTGAAACATTTAACATCTCCTCTTGTCCCATCTCATATTATGGAGAGCAGTACACAATGCTGAAT CAGCTGGAACTCACTTGCCAGGGGATGGGAGTCAtcagtggagatggagctggccaGTCGCTGTACCTGCCTAGT GTGTCTGCCACGAGTCGATCATTCTCAGCCTGTTTCAACACCTTCAGTGGTGTGGACT GTTTTTTGTATTTCTATGATGATGAGATCAGTTCTAACCCAGACACCTGCTCCACTGTTTACTGTGATAGTGTGGCAACCATTCAGACTGATGGATGTCACCCCCTGGagcgttgtcatggcaacaacaC ctgcatgtttgaCCCCATCTGCACTGTGACCGGCCCCGCTGTCATTGACTTTATTGACCAACTGAAGACTGTGGAGGATCGGTGTGGGTACACCCTGCTGACAGGTTCGTCAATCCAAAACCTCACCGTGGTGGCGAACTTCCAGGAACGTCGTCGTAGAGATGTGAGCTTTTTGGACAGCGTGACACTGCGGCTGCAGGGGCAGGATCATGTTCACCTGGAACAAGGCGGGATAGTTAAG GAGGGGAACACAGTGCTGACCATCAACGGCTCGACTGATCTGGGAAACGGTGTGGAGGTCTTTGTGGACCCAACTGGAGTCACTGCCAAGGTGACGATGGGCAGCaacactgtttctgtcttctttgaCGGGAACACTGCACAGATCTTCCTGGAAG GACCTGGTGGACAACAACCACAATTGGATGGCTTGTGTGTCAACTCCATGTCTTTGAGTGATGAGAGGCGCGACAACAACAGTACCATCGA CTGTGAGGTGCAGTACAAtgacactgctgacagttcCATCAACTGCACCATGATGACTGAACG CTGTAACCTCCTGTTGGAGGAGCCCTTCACCGCCTGTCACAACCACACCGACCCAGAGTCCTACGTAAACGCCTGCATCGACACTTTGTGCAAATACCCTGCGGTGGACGGTCTGAACTGTCAGTTCCTGGAGGCCTACGCCAGCGACTGCAGGCTGCGCAGCAACGACACACTGGACAGCTGGAGGTCAACGGCCGGCTGCT tcccccctcagcccttctgtcaGGGAAGGATCTGCAGCGATCATGAGTTCTGTGCTGAGACCATGAGTGGTGGAATCGGCTGCTTCTGTCGGGCCATTTTTGCCTTCCCGTACAGATCGAATGACGCTTTGG GTGACCCGACGGTCTGCGAGGAGAACTCAGCCTCAGTTACTGTGGTCGGGTgtctcctggaggagaaaggcaTCGACTATACGATGTTACACCTCAATGACCCCACCTGCACGGGTCAGAGAGATGAGCTGGACCACATGGTGACCTtcagcttcaacagcagcaacacctgtGGGACGGAGGTCATG GCCAACAACAGCCAACTGATCTACATGAACAGCATCGTAGGCAACAACAGCGTCTCTGACAACATCACTCGCCAGGACCAAGTCTACATCGACTTCTCCTGCGTCTTCACTCAGCCAGATGTCAACACTGTGACCTTCAGAATCAAAGACAg ctcagtgattgaGAAGATCACATCTGGAACTTGGAATTACACTCTGACCATGAAGGCCTACACCGACGCCGGACGCACACAAGCTGTGGACTCCAACACTGAAGTCCAGCTGAACCAGCTGATCTGGGTGCAGCTGGAGACTGACGGGCTGGATGACGGTTTGGTCGCCCTGGTGACCGACTCCTGCTGGGCAACCGACCAGGCTGAGAGTCTGAGATACAACCTGATTGTAGACGG CTGTGCGAACCCCGATGATCAGACGGTGAATGTGGTGGGAAACGGAGCGGGAACGTCCAACTACTTCTCCTTCCACATGTTCCAGTTCTCTCGGAGCGCTGGTGACATCCACTTGCACTGCAAACTGAACCTGTGTGGCAACCTGAACCAGACCTGCACCCCG AACTGTAACGGAGCTTCTCGGAGACGCAGATCTGCCAAGCTGAAGTATGAAGACGAGGCCCCGGCCTTCATCTCCATGACCTGGACTCATTAG